In Candidatus Promineifilum breve, one genomic interval encodes:
- a CDS encoding HNH endonuclease — translation MSGKISTKLHRQLVEADDHCCAYCQTSAANTGQPLTVDHILPISQGGKTEFDNLCFACRLCNEFKAAHTSGIDPLTGEATPLFHPRHDSWSEHFLWDGSGSRLIGVTAIGRATIVTLNMNNEVIVRTRLRWVSVGWHPPQL, via the coding sequence ATGAGCGGTAAAATCTCGACAAAATTGCACCGCCAATTGGTCGAAGCGGACGATCATTGTTGTGCCTACTGTCAAACCTCGGCCGCCAATACCGGCCAACCATTGACAGTGGATCACATCCTACCAATATCTCAAGGTGGAAAAACCGAGTTTGACAACCTTTGTTTTGCTTGCCGTCTGTGTAACGAATTCAAAGCTGCACATACGTCAGGTATTGACCCCCTGACCGGCGAGGCAACACCTTTGTTTCATCCCCGCCACGATAGCTGGTCGGAACACTTCCTGTGGGATGGTAGTGGCAGCCGTTTGATCGGAGTGACGGCCATTGGACGCGCTACTATTGTAACGCTCAACATGAACAATGAAGTCATCGTTCGTACGCGCTTGCGATGGGTAAGCGTAGGCTGGCATCCACCACAACTATAA
- a CDS encoding GNAT family N-acetyltransferase: MSLHLNSPLNASRATARRRPTQARQAATLLAPLTAADWPAVRAIFEEGIATRQATFETAAPDWATWDAARLPVGRLVARRGRAVVGWAALSPVSSRAAYRGVAEVSVYVAAAARGQGVGRLLLSALVEASEAAGIWTLQAGIFPENEASVALHLGRGFRVIGRRERVACHYGVWRDALLLERRSRSVGVGDE; this comes from the coding sequence ATGAGCCTACACCTAAACTCCCCCCTCAACGCCAGCCGGGCTACGGCCCGCCGTCGCCCCACGCAGGCGCGTCAGGCAGCCACGCTGCTCGCGCCGCTGACCGCCGCCGATTGGCCGGCGGTGCGCGCCATCTTCGAGGAAGGCATCGCCACCCGCCAGGCCACCTTCGAGACGGCCGCGCCGGATTGGGCGACGTGGGACGCGGCCCGGCTGCCGGTGGGCCGGTTGGTGGCCCGTCGCGGCCGGGCGGTGGTCGGCTGGGCGGCGCTCAGCCCGGTGTCGTCGCGGGCGGCCTATCGCGGCGTGGCCGAGGTCAGCGTCTACGTGGCCGCCGCCGCCCGCGGCCAGGGCGTCGGCCGGCTGCTGTTGTCGGCGCTGGTCGAGGCGTCGGAAGCGGCGGGCATCTGGACGCTCCAGGCGGGCATCTTCCCGGAGAACGAGGCCAGTGTGGCCCTGCATCTGGGCCGCGGCTTCCGCGTCATCGGCCGCCGCGAGCGGGTGGCCTGCCATTACGGCGTGTGGCGCGACGCCCTCCTGCTGGAACGCCGCAGCCGTAGCGTCGGCGTGGGCGACGAGTAG
- a CDS encoding MmcQ/YjbR family DNA-binding protein — protein sequence MNLEELRLYLLAKKGATEETPFGPGALVYKVMGKMFALVAEDAEPLSITLKCEPGQALFWRDLYAAVRPGYHMNKTHWNTVTLDGSIPQSELSGMIDDSYELVVEGLTRARREELARGPADPD from the coding sequence ATGAATCTGGAAGAACTACGACTTTACCTGTTGGCCAAAAAAGGCGCGACCGAGGAAACCCCCTTCGGCCCTGGCGCGCTGGTCTACAAGGTCATGGGCAAGATGTTCGCCTTGGTGGCCGAGGACGCCGAGCCGCTGTCCATCACGCTCAAATGCGAGCCGGGGCAGGCCCTCTTCTGGCGCGACCTCTATGCGGCCGTGCGTCCCGGCTATCACATGAACAAGACCCACTGGAATACCGTCACCCTGGACGGCTCGATTCCCCAGAGCGAACTGTCGGGCATGATCGATGATTCCTATGAGCTGGTGGTCGAGGGGCTGACCCGCGCCCGGCGCGAAGAACTGGCGCGCGGGCCGGCCGACCCGGATTAG
- a CDS encoding Hsp20/alpha crystallin family protein: MRERRFGRFSRSLRFPVPVNAGEIVAEYENGILKLTVPKAEEVKPRRIEIKAS; this comes from the coding sequence ATCCGCGAACGCCGCTTCGGCCGCTTCAGCCGCAGCCTGCGCTTCCCGGTGCCGGTCAATGCCGGTGAGATCGTGGCTGAGTATGAGAACGGCATCCTGAAGTTGACCGTGCCCAAGGCTGAAGAGGTCAAGCCACGGCGGATCGAGATCAAGGCGTCGTAA
- a CDS encoding polyphosphate polymerase domain-containing protein, producing the protein MMKRIVLPETMEVPQFVEAPQRTTSWADLEPSLPHLLRRLAPISLDEMAEVALLDRSETKFVFHEDRLPELLAAVANEYRVLEINGNRLNHYRTLYFDTPEFTLFRRHQAGGRNRYKVRSRTYLDTDLSFMEVKHKVSADRTVKSRVKTAEFVERISPRTVAFLNTHLPANNWTLEPKLWNQYTRITLVGRHTPERVTIDLELQFVTNEGRAMRLPGLVIAEVKRDGAMHDSPFIRHMRAMSLRPTGFSKYCVGVSLLYDEVKHNHFKPQLRMVGKILQEGYYVN; encoded by the coding sequence ATGATGAAGCGTATTGTATTGCCCGAGACGATGGAAGTGCCGCAATTTGTGGAGGCCCCCCAACGCACCACCAGTTGGGCCGACCTGGAGCCGAGCCTGCCGCATCTGTTGCGCCGGCTGGCCCCCATCAGCCTGGATGAAATGGCCGAGGTGGCCCTGCTCGACCGCTCCGAGACCAAATTCGTCTTCCACGAGGATCGTCTGCCGGAATTGCTGGCCGCCGTGGCCAATGAGTATCGCGTGCTGGAGATCAACGGCAACCGCCTGAACCATTATCGGACGCTCTACTTCGATACGCCGGAGTTCACGCTCTTCCGCCGCCATCAGGCCGGGGGGCGCAATCGCTACAAGGTGCGCAGCCGCACCTATCTGGACACGGATCTGTCGTTCATGGAAGTGAAACACAAGGTCAGCGCCGACCGCACCGTCAAGAGCCGGGTCAAGACGGCCGAATTTGTGGAGCGCATCTCGCCACGGACGGTCGCTTTCCTGAACACCCACTTGCCGGCCAACAACTGGACGCTGGAGCCGAAGCTGTGGAACCAATACACGCGCATCACCCTGGTGGGTCGGCACACGCCCGAACGGGTGACGATTGACCTGGAGCTGCAATTTGTGACCAATGAAGGGCGCGCCATGCGCCTGCCCGGACTGGTCATCGCCGAGGTGAAGCGGGACGGGGCCATGCATGACTCGCCCTTCATCCGCCACATGCGCGCCATGTCGCTCCGGCCGACGGGCTTCAGCAAGTATTGCGTCGGCGTCTCGCTACTGTACGACGAGGTTAAGCACAATCATTTTAAGCCCCAACTGCGGATGGTGGGGAAGATTTTACAAGAGGGATATTATGTCAACTGA
- a CDS encoding pyridoxal-phosphate-dependent aminotransferase family protein, with translation MSINTIPIADNHRLSLPTIDMPPRILLGAGPSNSHPRVFAAMIAPTVGHLDPTFIRVMDEVSELLRYAWQTDNEFTIATSGTGSSAMEAAFANVVEPGDRVLVGVNGYFGRRMVDMAGRYGADVRCLEVTWGEAFTLEAIRQGMETHRPQVLALVHAETSTGVRQPLDGLSELCREHDCLLLVDTVTSLGGVPLHVDAWGLDIAYSGSQKCLSAPSGVAPITFGPRALTKIHNRRTPIANWYMNAELLGKYWAGSPRAYHHTAPMHLFYALREGLRLVAEEGLAERWARHQATAEAFWAGLEELGLTPHVPREIRLPSLTTVRVPEGVDAAAVSRRLLTEYNIEIAGGLGDLAGKVWRVGLMGYNARRETVAVLLRALAEVL, from the coding sequence ATGAGTATAAACACCATCCCCATCGCTGACAATCACCGTCTCAGCCTGCCCACCATCGACATGCCGCCGCGCATCCTGCTGGGGGCCGGGCCATCCAACAGCCATCCGCGCGTGTTCGCGGCCATGATCGCCCCCACCGTGGGCCATCTTGACCCGACCTTCATCCGGGTCATGGACGAAGTGAGCGAACTGCTGCGCTACGCCTGGCAAACCGACAATGAGTTCACCATCGCCACCAGCGGCACGGGCAGCTCGGCCATGGAGGCAGCCTTCGCCAACGTCGTCGAGCCGGGCGACCGGGTGCTGGTGGGCGTCAACGGCTATTTCGGCCGGCGCATGGTCGATATGGCCGGGCGCTACGGGGCCGATGTGCGCTGCCTCGAAGTGACCTGGGGCGAGGCCTTCACCCTCGAGGCCATTCGCCAGGGAATGGAAACCCACCGGCCGCAAGTGCTGGCCCTCGTCCATGCCGAGACCTCGACCGGCGTCCGGCAGCCGCTCGACGGCCTGAGCGAGCTGTGCCGCGAGCATGACTGTCTGCTGCTGGTCGATACCGTCACCAGCCTGGGCGGCGTGCCCCTCCACGTCGATGCCTGGGGGCTGGACATCGCCTACAGCGGCTCGCAGAAATGTCTCAGCGCGCCGTCGGGCGTGGCCCCCATCACCTTTGGGCCGCGGGCGCTGACCAAGATTCACAACCGGCGGACGCCCATCGCCAACTGGTACATGAACGCCGAGCTATTGGGCAAATATTGGGCCGGGTCGCCGCGCGCTTACCACCACACCGCGCCGATGCACCTGTTCTATGCCCTGCGCGAGGGGCTGCGGCTGGTGGCCGAGGAAGGGCTGGCCGAGCGTTGGGCGCGCCATCAGGCCACGGCCGAGGCGTTCTGGGCCGGGCTGGAAGAGCTAGGCCTGACACCCCACGTGCCGCGCGAAATCCGGCTACCCAGCCTGACGACGGTGCGCGTGCCCGAGGGGGTGGACGCGGCGGCCGTGTCGCGCCGCCTGTTGACGGAGTACAACATCGAGATCGCCGGCGGCCTGGGCGACCTGGCCGGCAAGGTCTGGCGCGTGGGGCTGATGGGCTACAACGCCCGGCGCGAGACGGTGGCGGTGTTGTTGCGGGCGCTGGCTGAGGTGCTCTAG
- a CDS encoding cytochrome P450 — MEPFDVFDPAFRADPYPVYARYRAGDAVHRGRAPTPDGPPGWWYLFRHADVAAVLKDSRFGRAIAPALDEPPPPVPPAEREPFWDMYAHWTLALEPPEHTRQRALLSEGFTARVVAGLRPAIAAQAAALLDALTPRGRFDVVADYAFPLTLSVIAALIGIPQSDLARVKAWSLIIADVLDYKRTWDVMAAGNRMTAEFTAYLADIVAARRARPENDLISRLLAAVAGEARLAEDELIALCVMLLFAGHETTVNLISAGALLLLTQPEQLALFRARPELTDTAVDEILRLHSPIQATTRIAYADVTLGDRLIRRGESVTLLLGAANRDPAAFPDPNRLDIARRPNRHLAFGRGIHFCLGAPLAMAQGGLALRLLFERSTDWRLACNPIWSETFGFRGLTSLSIGKFSSRCA; from the coding sequence GTGGAACCGTTCGACGTCTTCGATCCCGCTTTTCGCGCCGATCCCTATCCGGTCTATGCCCGCTATCGCGCCGGGGATGCGGTGCATCGCGGCCGCGCGCCGACGCCGGACGGCCCGCCCGGCTGGTGGTATCTCTTTCGCCACGCCGACGTGGCCGCCGTGCTGAAAGACTCGCGCTTCGGTCGGGCCATCGCCCCGGCGCTGGACGAACCGCCCCCGCCCGTGCCGCCGGCCGAGCGCGAGCCGTTCTGGGATATGTATGCCCATTGGACGCTGGCCCTGGAGCCGCCGGAGCATACCCGGCAGCGGGCGCTGCTGAGCGAGGGCTTCACGGCCCGCGTCGTCGCCGGGCTGCGGCCGGCCATCGCCGCCCAGGCCGCGGCGCTGCTCGACGCGCTGACGCCGCGCGGCCGGTTCGACGTGGTGGCCGACTACGCCTTCCCGCTGACGTTGAGCGTCATCGCCGCCCTCATCGGCATCCCCCAAAGCGATCTGGCGCGGGTAAAGGCGTGGTCGCTCATCATCGCCGACGTGCTGGACTACAAGCGCACGTGGGACGTGATGGCCGCCGGCAATCGCATGACCGCCGAATTCACCGCCTACCTGGCCGACATCGTCGCCGCGCGGCGGGCGCGGCCGGAGAACGATCTGATTTCGCGCCTGCTGGCGGCCGTCGCTGGCGAGGCTAGACTCGCTGAGGACGAACTGATCGCCCTGTGCGTCATGCTGCTCTTCGCCGGGCACGAGACGACGGTCAATCTCATCTCGGCCGGGGCGCTGCTGCTATTGACCCAGCCTGAGCAACTGGCCCTCTTCCGCGCCCGGCCCGAATTGACCGACACGGCCGTCGATGAAATCCTGCGCCTGCACAGCCCCATCCAGGCCACGACGCGCATCGCCTATGCCGACGTGACCCTCGGCGACCGGCTGATCCGTCGCGGCGAGTCGGTGACGCTGTTGCTCGGCGCGGCCAACCGCGACCCGGCGGCCTTCCCCGATCCCAACCGGCTCGACATCGCCCGGCGGCCGAACCGGCATCTGGCCTTTGGGCGGGGTATTCATTTTTGTTTGGGTGCGCCGTTGGCGATGGCCCAAGGTGGCTTGGCCTTACGCTTATTATTTGAGCGGTCTACTGATTGGCGTCTCGCCTGTAACCCAATATGGTCAGAAACCTTTGGCTTCCGAGGCTTAACGAGCCTGTCAATTGGAAAGTTTAGCAGTAGGTGCGCTTGA
- a CDS encoding aldo/keto reductase, producing MTRIQLTEGGPTFSRTVAGVMRLREWGMDTDGLRDFIHQCLDLGITTFDHADIYGSYTCEALFGAALAAEPALRGRIELVTKGGIQLLSPNRPENYVHHYNTGRDYIVAAAENSLHNLHTDTLDLFLIHRPDPLLDADEVAEALTALRAAGKARHVGVSNFMPWQFDLLQARLDFPLVTNQIELSVLHLAPLHDGTLDQAQRLGAAPMVWSPVAGGRLFSGGDERAGRVRGALEVISGQIGASPAQVALAWVLRHPSRPLPVMGTGQIERLREAVAAESITLDRQQWFAIWEASAGREVP from the coding sequence ATGACAAGAATCCAGTTAACCGAGGGCGGCCCAACCTTTTCGCGCACGGTGGCCGGGGTGATGCGCCTGCGCGAGTGGGGCATGGACACGGACGGCCTGCGCGACTTCATCCATCAATGCCTCGATCTGGGCATCACCACCTTTGACCATGCCGACATCTACGGCAGCTACACCTGCGAGGCGCTGTTCGGCGCGGCGCTGGCCGCCGAGCCGGCCCTGCGCGGGCGCATCGAACTGGTGACCAAGGGCGGCATCCAGCTGCTGTCGCCTAACCGGCCGGAGAACTACGTCCATCACTACAACACCGGACGGGACTACATCGTGGCCGCGGCCGAGAACTCGTTGCACAATTTGCATACCGACACCCTTGACCTCTTCCTGATCCACCGGCCCGATCCGCTCCTGGACGCCGACGAGGTGGCCGAGGCGTTGACGGCATTGCGGGCGGCGGGCAAGGCGCGCCACGTGGGCGTCAGCAACTTCATGCCCTGGCAATTCGACCTGCTGCAAGCCCGCCTCGATTTTCCGCTGGTGACCAATCAGATCGAACTGTCGGTGCTGCACCTGGCCCCGCTGCACGATGGCACGCTCGATCAGGCTCAGCGGTTGGGTGCCGCGCCGATGGTCTGGTCGCCGGTGGCCGGCGGGCGGCTGTTCAGCGGTGGAGATGAGCGGGCGGGGCGGGTGCGCGGGGCGCTGGAAGTCATTAGCGGCCAGATCGGCGCGTCGCCCGCGCAGGTAGCGCTGGCCTGGGTGCTGCGCCATCCGTCGCGGCCGCTGCCGGTCATGGGCACGGGCCAGATTGAGCGGCTGCGCGAGGCGGTGGCGGCTGAGAGTATCACGTTGGATCGGCAACAGTGGTTTGCTATATGGGAAGCTTCGGCTGGGCGAGAGGTTCCTTAA
- a CDS encoding aspartate aminotransferase family protein — MTINTKDVIGDEARYVMQTYRRADIVLERGEGVYLYDAEGHRYLDFMSGIAVAALGHSHPAVTAAVAEQAATLTHVSNLYYTAPQVELAKRLVTNSFADRVFLTNSGAEAVEGALKFARKRARAQHGDGKSEIVAFSGSFHGRTLGALSVTYKAIYREPFAPLVPGVHFAPFNDLAAARALIGPATCAVIVEPVQGEGGIHPATPEFLRGLRALCDAHDVTLIFDEIQCGLGRTGRLWAYEAYGVRPDIMTLAKPLANGLPIGAILLTEDVAAAVGYGEHGSTFAGGPLVCRAAGVVFDHIARPEFLAAVAENGETLCRRLRELDSPRVLDVRGAGLLVGVDVDRPAAELIAEARANGLLIINAGETTLRLAPPLIVTREQIDDAIAILGAVLSAA, encoded by the coding sequence ATGACGATTAACACAAAGGATGTCATTGGGGACGAAGCCCGCTACGTCATGCAGACGTACCGGCGGGCGGATATTGTGCTGGAGCGCGGCGAGGGGGTTTATTTGTATGACGCCGAGGGCCACCGCTATCTGGACTTCATGTCGGGCATCGCCGTGGCCGCGCTGGGGCATAGCCACCCGGCGGTGACCGCGGCCGTGGCCGAACAGGCGGCCACGCTGACCCACGTCAGCAATCTCTACTACACCGCGCCGCAAGTGGAGCTGGCGAAACGGCTGGTCACCAACTCCTTCGCCGACCGCGTCTTCCTCACCAACTCCGGGGCTGAGGCCGTGGAAGGGGCCCTCAAGTTCGCCCGCAAGCGCGCCCGCGCCCAGCATGGCGACGGCAAGAGCGAGATCGTCGCCTTCAGCGGCAGCTTCCACGGCCGCACGCTAGGCGCGCTGTCGGTCACCTATAAGGCCATCTACCGCGAGCCGTTCGCGCCGCTGGTGCCCGGCGTCCACTTCGCGCCGTTCAACGACCTGGCCGCCGCGCGGGCGCTCATCGGCCCGGCCACCTGCGCCGTCATCGTCGAACCTGTGCAGGGCGAGGGCGGCATCCATCCGGCCACGCCCGAATTTCTGCGCGGGCTGCGCGCCCTGTGCGACGCCCACGACGTGACGCTTATCTTTGACGAAATCCAGTGCGGGCTGGGGCGCACCGGCCGCCTCTGGGCGTACGAGGCCTATGGCGTCAGGCCCGACATTATGACCCTGGCCAAGCCCTTAGCCAACGGCCTGCCCATCGGGGCGATCCTGCTGACCGAAGACGTGGCCGCGGCCGTGGGCTACGGCGAGCACGGCAGCACCTTTGCCGGCGGGCCGCTGGTGTGCCGCGCCGCCGGGGTGGTGTTCGACCACATCGCCCGGCCGGAGTTCCTGGCCGCCGTGGCCGAGAACGGCGAAACCCTATGCCGCCGCCTGCGCGAGCTGGACAGCCCGCGCGTGCTGGACGTGCGCGGCGCGGGGCTGCTGGTCGGCGTCGACGTTGACCGGCCCGCGGCGGAACTGATCGCCGAGGCGCGGGCGAACGGGCTGCTGATCATCAACGCCGGCGAAACGACCTTGCGCCTCGCGCCGCCGCTCATCGTGACCAGGGAACAGATCGACGACGCCATCGCCATCCTCGGCGCGGTTCTATCGGCCGCCTAG
- the argC gene encoding N-acetyl-gamma-glutamyl-phosphate reductase, protein MIKAGIFGATGYTGLELVKLLRRHPAADIAFVASQSQAGKTLRDVFPAAPALPLIAGADAPLDAIDVAFLCLPHAAAAETATVALAAGTRVIDLSADFRLRDAATYAHWYAHDHPAPHLLAEAVYGLTEVYRAELPGARLVANPGCYPTSVLLALWPLLRAGLPIAEPIIADSKSGVSGAGRTPTQTSHFVEVADNFSAYKIGRAHRHLPEMEQAIAQWRAAAPALIFSPHLLPVPRGILSTIYVTFEKDVAEADLRDLYTAAYDGEPFVSVLPRGQTAALAHVTHTNRCAIGLTLTGRTLILTSAIDNLIKGAAGQAVQNMNVVFGCDETAGLE, encoded by the coding sequence ATGATCAAAGCCGGCATTTTCGGCGCGACGGGCTATACCGGGCTGGAGTTGGTGAAACTGCTCCGCCGCCACCCCGCGGCCGACATCGCCTTCGTCGCTTCCCAATCCCAAGCGGGCAAGACGCTGCGTGACGTATTCCCCGCCGCGCCCGCCCTGCCGCTCATCGCCGGGGCAGACGCGCCACTCGACGCGATCGACGTGGCCTTCCTCTGCCTGCCCCACGCCGCCGCGGCCGAGACGGCGACCGTGGCCCTGGCCGCCGGGACGCGGGTCATCGATCTGAGCGCCGACTTCCGCCTGCGCGACGCCGCCACCTACGCCCACTGGTACGCCCACGACCACCCCGCGCCCCACCTGCTGGCCGAGGCCGTCTATGGCCTGACCGAGGTCTACCGGGCCGAGCTACCCGGGGCGCGCCTCGTCGCCAATCCCGGCTGCTACCCGACCAGCGTCCTGCTGGCCTTGTGGCCGTTGCTGCGGGCGGGGCTGCCCATCGCCGAGCCGATCATCGCCGACAGCAAGTCCGGCGTCTCCGGCGCGGGCCGCACCCCGACGCAGACGAGCCATTTCGTCGAGGTGGCCGATAACTTCTCGGCCTACAAGATCGGCCGCGCCCATCGCCACCTGCCGGAGATGGAGCAGGCCATCGCCCAATGGCGGGCCGCGGCCCCGGCGCTCATCTTCTCGCCCCACCTGCTGCCCGTGCCACGCGGCATCCTGTCCACGATCTACGTCACTTTTGAAAAGGACGTAGCCGAGGCCGACCTGCGCGATCTGTATACGGCGGCTTATGACGGCGAACCATTTGTGTCTGTACTGCCGCGCGGCCAGACGGCGGCGCTGGCCCACGTCACCCATACCAATCGCTGCGCCATCGGGCTGACCCTGACCGGCCGCACGCTCATCCTGACCTCGGCCATCGACAATCTCATCAAAGGCGCGGCGGGGCAGGCGGTGCAGAATATGAACGTCGTGTTCGGCTGCGACGAAACGGCGGGGCTGGAGTAG
- the argB gene encoding acetylglutamate kinase — protein sequence MNMTRVIKIGGNEMNKPGFLDELARQIAALQAAENEPLIVVHGGGQEIAALQARLGIEPVKVDGLRVTDAESLAVAQMVLSGHTNKAIVVALLAAGLDAVGFSGVDGGLLRCRRKSHPTADLGLVGEIVHVRATMLRHFIDHGILPVISPISLGEDGLTYNVNADEAAGAIAGALSAGVLDFVSNVPGVLQAGVIVRQLSSGQAEALIRDGIVTDGMIPKVRTALAAVGRGVPRVRIVDLAGLSSGGGTVFSG from the coding sequence GTGAATATGACCCGCGTCATCAAAATCGGCGGCAATGAAATGAACAAACCGGGCTTTCTCGACGAGTTGGCCCGGCAGATCGCGGCACTACAGGCGGCCGAAAACGAGCCGCTCATCGTCGTCCACGGCGGCGGCCAGGAGATCGCCGCGCTCCAGGCGCGGTTGGGCATAGAGCCGGTCAAGGTCGACGGCCTGCGCGTCACCGATGCCGAATCGCTGGCCGTGGCCCAGATGGTGCTCTCCGGCCACACCAACAAGGCCATCGTCGTGGCCCTGCTGGCCGCCGGGCTGGACGCGGTGGGCTTCAGCGGCGTCGATGGCGGTCTGTTGCGCTGCCGGCGCAAATCGCACCCGACGGCCGACCTGGGGCTGGTGGGCGAAATCGTCCACGTGCGGGCCACTATGCTGCGCCACTTCATCGACCACGGCATTCTGCCGGTCATCTCGCCCATCTCATTGGGCGAAGACGGCCTGACCTACAACGTCAACGCCGACGAGGCGGCCGGGGCCATCGCCGGGGCGCTGTCGGCCGGGGTACTCGATTTCGTGTCCAACGTGCCCGGTGTGCTGCAAGCGGGCGTCATCGTACGGCAGCTTTCGTCGGGCCAGGCCGAGGCGCTGATTCGGGACGGCATCGTCACCGACGGCATGATCCCCAAGGTGCGCACGGCGCTGGCCGCCGTCGGTCGCGGCGTGCCCCGGGTGCGAATCGTCGATCTGGCGGGGTTGAGCAGTGGCGGGGGGACGGTGTTCAGTGGGTAG
- a CDS encoding DUF4956 domain-containing protein, with amino-acid sequence MSTELLYFILGAALNMVVALLIVRFIYYPATQDKTYVFTFLAFNTVIYFVLGMLTSATLSVGVGFGLFAIFSVLRYRTDEMPIREMTYLFIVIALPVMNSVMMSASSIPWLLVANGTIVALLYALEKEWGFHFAGSKRVVYDRVELITPANQDRLLADLRERTGLPVERVEVRRIDFLHDTAELMVYYDEPRAAQATPVQLVKQNA; translated from the coding sequence ATGTCAACTGAACTGCTTTATTTTATTCTTGGCGCGGCGCTCAATATGGTCGTCGCCCTGCTGATCGTTCGTTTCATCTATTATCCGGCGACGCAGGACAAGACCTACGTCTTCACGTTCCTGGCGTTCAACACGGTCATCTACTTTGTGCTGGGCATGTTGACCAGCGCCACGCTGAGCGTGGGCGTCGGCTTCGGGCTATTCGCCATCTTCTCGGTCTTGCGCTATCGCACCGACGAGATGCCCATCCGCGAAATGACCTACCTGTTCATCGTCATCGCCCTGCCGGTGATGAACTCGGTGATGATGTCGGCCAGCAGCATCCCCTGGCTACTGGTCGCCAACGGGACGATTGTGGCCTTGCTCTACGCGCTGGAGAAGGAGTGGGGCTTCCACTTCGCCGGCAGCAAGCGCGTGGTCTACGACCGGGTGGAACTCATCACCCCGGCCAATCAGGATCGCCTGCTGGCCGACCTGCGCGAGCGCACCGGCCTGCCGGTGGAGCGGGTGGAAGTGCGACGGATCGACTTCCTTCACGACACGGCCGAACTGATGGTTTACTACGACGAGCCGCGGGCGGCCCAGGCGACGCCGGTGCAATTGGTCAAACAAAATGCGTAA
- a CDS encoding metallophosphoesterase family protein, with protein MRIALISDIHGNLVALEAALADIQRRGAERIICLGDVAAGGPQPREVIQRLHDLAIPVVMGNTDQWLLNPVPIDADSEEKEQEAARDQWAAAQLTAADTELVLGYQPTLSLDFGHGFTLLCYHGSPRSFNDRIEPGTPLDDLDRWFAEERALINAGGHTHEPMIRRYGSSTLVNPGSIGLPLIKPTGAAAINPAWAEYALLERDDDALSIALLRVPYPLADLAAAVRAAGLPGGESWLADWRPGDVF; from the coding sequence ATGCGAATCGCGTTGATTTCCGACATTCATGGCAATCTGGTGGCGCTGGAGGCGGCGCTGGCCGACATTCAGCGGCGCGGGGCCGAGCGGATCATCTGCCTGGGGGACGTAGCCGCCGGCGGGCCGCAACCACGCGAGGTTATTCAGCGCCTGCACGACCTCGCCATTCCGGTGGTGATGGGCAACACCGACCAATGGCTGCTCAACCCCGTGCCCATAGACGCCGATAGTGAAGAGAAAGAGCAGGAAGCCGCCCGCGATCAGTGGGCAGCTGCCCAACTGACCGCGGCCGATACCGAACTGGTGTTGGGCTATCAGCCCACCCTGTCGCTCGACTTCGGCCACGGCTTCACCCTGCTCTGCTACCACGGTTCGCCGCGCAGCTTCAACGACCGCATCGAACCGGGTACGCCGCTCGATGACCTCGACCGCTGGTTCGCCGAGGAACGGGCGCTGATCAACGCCGGCGGCCATACCCACGAGCCGATGATCCGCCGCTACGGGTCGAGCACGCTGGTGAATCCCGGCAGCATTGGCCTGCCGCTGATCAAGCCGACCGGGGCCGCGGCCATCAATCCGGCCTGGGCCGAGTACGCGCTGCTGGAGCGGGACGATGACGCGCTCTCGATTGCCCTGTTGCGCGTGCCCTATCCGCTGGCTGATCTCGCCGCGGCGGTGCGCGCGGCGGGCTTGCCCGGCGGCGAAAGCTGGCTGGCCGATTGGCGGCCGGGCGACGTGTTCTAA